The DNA sequence CACCTTCAGCAATGAGAGGTTAAACTCAAAAAGCGTCGTTTGCTCCCCAAAAAACACAGGCTCAAGAAAGTCGATATAATGTTCAAAAAATGGGGCTTTACCATAAGCTGTTTTAATGGAACGCCAGTGAATTTTTCGCCACTGCTGGCGATCATCCAAAAGAATTTTCTGAATATGATGTCTTTTATTTCCAGCCACCATGGGGATGGTCAAATCACGTACCCCCTGCGATGTAAGAATACGGCAACGGTTACGGTAGGTTTGTTTACTGAAGTTTTCTTGTGCTTCGATCAGCAACTTTTCCGATTGAATAATTGCGGCGAAATATTCTACAGAAGGCAGGTAATGCAAATCAAGTAATACCTCCTTGTTCTGTAAATCAAACATTGTTTATTTTTTAAATGATTAAACATACTGGGAAAGATCTCCCAATCCCTCCCTGATCACCTCAAGTTCACCATTGGTGGTGTCCACCACCGTTGAGGCGACATTATTCCCGTAGCCACCATCAATCACAATATCGACGAGGTTGGCATATTTTTCATAAATCAACTCGGGGTCGGTAGTGTATTCAAGTACTTCGT is a window from the Persicobacter psychrovividus genome containing:
- a CDS encoding WbqC family protein: MFDLQNKEVLLDLHYLPSVEYFAAIIQSEKLLIEAQENFSKQTYRNRCRILTSQGVRDLTIPMVAGNKRHHIQKILLDDRQQWRKIHWRSIKTAYGKAPFFEHYIDFLEPVFFGEQTTLFEFNLSLLKVLFKLLGIKKEISLTDEYAKYSDSDKIIDMRDRLQPKVDYDKNGILVPFPYPQLFGNEFVSNLSVLDLLFCEGPNARNVIQQSVKCK